Proteins co-encoded in one Scomber scombrus chromosome 14, fScoSco1.1, whole genome shotgun sequence genomic window:
- the LOC133994612 gene encoding brain mitochondrial carrier protein 1-like, translated as MTNLNWKPFIYGGMASIVAEFGTFPIDLTKTRLQVQGQSQYTEVRYKGMFHALFRIGKEEGVRALYSGISPALLRQASYGTIKIGTYNSLKRLFVSHPEDETLVINVFCGVVSGVLSSSLANPTDVLKIRMQAQGSLLQGSMMSNFINIYQTEGTRGLWRGVIPTAQRAAIVVGVELPVYDITKKHLLRSGYMGDTILTHFISSFTCGLAGALASNPVDVVRTRMMNQRVMSGGPMYKGTLDGVMQTWKNEGFFALYKGFWPNWLRLGPWNIIFFITFEQLKNLPF; from the exons ATGACCAACTTGAACTGGAAGCCGTTCATCTACGGAGGGATGGCCTCGATTGTCGCAGAATTTG GGACATTCCCCATTGACCTGACTAAGACGCGTCTACAGGTCCAGGGTCAGTCCCAATATACAGAGGTGCGCTACAAAGGCATGTTCCACGCTCTCTTCAGGATTGGCAAGGAGGAGGGTGTCCGGGCGCTCTACTCTGG GATTTCTCCTGCCCTGTTGAGACAAGCCTCTTATGGGACAATCAAGATCGGAACCTACAATTCTCTAAAAAGGCTGTTTGTCAGTCACCCAGAAG ATGAAACCCTGGTCATCAACGTCTTCTGTGGTGTGGTGTCTGGAGTCCTGTCGTCCTCGCTGGCCAATCCCACTGACGTCCTCAAG ATCAGAATGCAGGCGCAGGGCAGTCTGCTCCAAGGCAGCATGATGTCCAACTTCATCAACATCTACCAGACAGAGGGCACCAGAGGGCTGTGGAGA gGTGTCATCCCCACAGCACAGCGAGCGGCCATTGTCGTCGGGGTGGAACTTCCTGTCTATGACATAACGAAGAAGCACCTCCTTCGCTCTGGCTACATGGGAGACAccattttgacacatttcat tTCAAGTTTCACATGTGGCTTGGCGGGGGCGCTGGCCTCCAACCCTGTAGATGTTGTTCGAACCCGCATGATGAACCAGCGAGTTATGTCAGGAGGCCCCATGTACAAAGGAACACTGGACGGCGTGATGCAGACTTGGAAGAACGAGGGCTTCTTTGCTCTCTATAAGGGATTCTGGCCTAACTGGCTGCGACTGGGGCCTTGGAACATCATT TTCTTCATCACCTTCGAGCAGCTGAAGAATCTCCCGTTTTAA